The following proteins come from a genomic window of Amphiura filiformis chromosome 16, Afil_fr2py, whole genome shotgun sequence:
- the LOC140135491 gene encoding monocarboxylate transporter 12-like: MSSHRQKASNTAEDDNVCNKREEMETSETKIPAYMDRGWAWVVLAGCFTTQMLSVGMFWCFGIFLLAWEEQLTDSVTKLQWIVSLLLLTAHVSAVIGSTLCKVYTIRQVALIGTTLATTSFVFASFSTTLWHLYATFAIAGIGLGIVMESTMVILVYYFKKRLGRANGIAHTACGLALFIIPPLAQFLIDQYGWQGALLIIAGLVANSGVGSAVFRPSPIELEIRHKLNNNKITEDKKYMELTKLDDKAQNGTEQTYANSISHDMELGAGGNISKKPKCKPQTLLDFLLDVELLKSFKCLSLFTAFFWFGLGYTLVTMFMPARAANVGISPYRAAILVSIMGATSSIARLTHGCILDYNIMSVKTLTATSNIVNALCCILNPLSDKYAYLATVSAVVGFSTGVTNSVIPVVAADFVGTRKISEAVAFTLVTFGLGTLVGSCMTGVLVDQTNSYALPFILAGISFFLSTLFIFSTTLSAYIRKYCYKKPSHQPIDTEDNATGKETRQMSIHVNELDIYQKL; this comes from the exons ATGTCATCTCACAGACAAAAAGCATCCAATACTGCGGAGGATGACAACGTCTGCAACAAAAGAGAAGAGATGGAGACCTCGGAGACTAAAATCCCAGCCTATATGGACAGGGGATGGGCCTGGGTAGTATTGGCAGGCTGTTTTACCACGCAGATGTTATCCGTCGGTATGTTCTGgtgttttgggatatttttgctAGCTTGGGAAGAACAGCTGACAGATTCGGTGACCAAGTTACAATGGATTGTATCGTTACTTCTTCTAACTGCCCACGTGTCAG CTGTGATTGGTAGTACACTATGCAAGGTATATACAATACGACAAGTAGCTCTAATAGGCACAACATTAGCAACAACATCCTTTGTTTTTGCTTCATTTTCCACTACTTTGTGGCATCTCTATGCAACATTCGCTATTGCAG GAATTGGATTAGGTATTGTCATGGAATCAACAATGGTCATTCTCGTCTACTACTTCAAAAAACGATTAGGTCGGGCAAACGGCATAGCACACACAGCGTGTGGACTTGCTTTGTTTATAATTCCCCCACTTGCGCAGTTCTTAATAGACCAGTATGGATGGCAGGGGGCCCTTTTAATCATTGCTGGCTTAGTAGCGAACAGTGGTGTAGGTTCTGCTGTATTCAGGCCATCACCGATTGAACTTGAAATTCGACACAAACTgaataataacaaaattacggAGGATAAAAAGTACATGGAGCTGACAAAATTGGATGACAAAGCACAAAATGGAACTGAACAAACTTATGCAAACTCAATTAGTCATGATATGGAACTTGGTGCCGGTGGGAATATATCTAAAAAGCCGAAATGCAAACCACAAACTCTGCTTGATTTTCTCTTGGATGTTGAACTTCTGAAAAGTTTTAAATGTCTATCATTATTCACAGCATTCTTCTGGTTTGGACTAGGGTATACCCTTGTAACAATGTTCATGCCAGCGAGAGCTGCCAATGTTGGGATATCACCATATCGAGCAGCCATCTTGGTTTCTATCATGGGGGCGACGTCAAGCATTGCTCGCCTAACCCATGGATGTATTCTAGACTATAACATCATGTCTGTGAAGACGTTAACTGCAACCTCAAATATAGTCAATGCATTATGTTGTATCCTGAATCCTCTCTCGGACAAGTACGCGTACCTCGCTACAGTTTCAGCTGTGGTCGGGTTTTCCACCGGAGTGACCAATTCCGTCATTCCAGTCGTTGCTGCAGATTTTGTGGGAACTCGTAAAATATCTGAAGCTGTTGCTTTTACTCTTGTGACATTTGGATTAGGCACCCTTGTTGGATCCTGCATGACTG GAGTTCTTGTAGACCAAACCAATAGTTATGCTCTTCCATTCATCCTGGCAGGAATCAGTTTCTTTCTCAGcactttattcatcttctctACGACTCTATCCGCTTATATCAGAAAGTACTGCTACAAGAAACCCTCCCATCAACCAATTGATACAGAAGACAATGCTACTGGGAAGGAGACTAGGCAGATGTCAATTCATGTTAATGAATTagacatatatcaaaaattgtga